In Nocardia yunnanensis, one DNA window encodes the following:
- a CDS encoding CBS domain-containing protein — MRISEILRRKGSGVVTIAPDATVRELLAVLSAHNVGAVIVSADGVALSGIASERDVVRRLHTRGAALLDEPVSSIMTAAVHTCRPDDDVETLNATMTEHRIRHLPVVRDGRMVGIVSIGDVVKSQISELETEREALVRYLHG; from the coding sequence ATGCGAATCTCGGAAATTCTGCGCCGTAAGGGCAGCGGCGTCGTCACGATTGCACCGGATGCCACGGTGCGCGAACTGCTGGCAGTGCTGTCGGCACACAATGTGGGCGCGGTGATCGTCTCGGCCGACGGCGTCGCGCTATCCGGCATCGCCTCGGAACGAGATGTGGTGCGCCGCCTGCATACGAGGGGCGCGGCCCTGCTCGACGAGCCGGTGTCCTCGATCATGACCGCGGCCGTGCACACCTGCCGGCCCGACGACGATGTCGAAACCCTCAACGCCACCATGACCGAACATCGCATCCGGCATCTGCCGGTGGTGCGGGACGGGCGGATGGTCGGCATCGTCAGCATCGGCGACGTGGTCAAAAGCCAGATCTCCGAGCTGGAGACCGAGCGAGAGGCGCTGGTGCGCTACCTCCACGGTTAA
- a CDS encoding dienelactone hydrolase family protein, with translation MESEISTPEDTLADFTARVISLEGDDKTVYVAGAGPAVIVMPEMPGISPDVLRFARWVRDAGFTVYVPSLFGVDGAYPTAELGDRVSRKACVSKEFRAFAGGGTSPVAVWLRALARLAHGESAGPGVGAVGMCFTGNFALTMTLEPAVIAPVINHPSLPLDDPAGLELSPEDATAIAERFERDDLRALAYRFDNDKWCTGQRFAAYTQLLGDRFDGRVLSGEHANPTPPPFFAQIVQTPHSVVTAHLVDEDGHPTIQARDEILAYLRDRLHPA, from the coding sequence GTGGAATCCGAAATATCAACGCCCGAGGACACTCTCGCCGATTTCACCGCGCGAGTGATCAGCCTCGAAGGCGACGACAAGACCGTGTACGTCGCAGGGGCCGGGCCGGCGGTGATCGTCATGCCGGAAATGCCCGGCATCAGCCCGGATGTGCTGCGGTTCGCGCGCTGGGTCCGCGACGCCGGGTTCACCGTCTACGTGCCGTCGCTGTTCGGGGTCGATGGGGCGTATCCGACCGCGGAACTGGGGGACCGGGTCTCGCGGAAGGCGTGTGTCAGCAAGGAGTTCCGGGCCTTCGCCGGGGGCGGGACCAGTCCGGTTGCCGTGTGGTTGCGGGCGCTGGCTCGACTCGCGCATGGCGAATCGGCCGGGCCGGGCGTGGGTGCGGTCGGGATGTGCTTCACCGGGAACTTCGCGTTGACCATGACGCTCGAACCGGCGGTCATCGCGCCGGTGATCAATCATCCCTCGCTGCCGCTCGACGATCCGGCCGGGCTCGAGCTGTCGCCCGAGGACGCGACCGCGATCGCGGAGCGTTTCGAGCGTGACGATCTGCGCGCGCTCGCCTATCGGTTCGACAACGACAAATGGTGCACCGGACAGCGTTTCGCCGCGTATACGCAGTTGCTCGGCGACCGGTTCGACGGGCGGGTGCTCTCCGGTGAGCACGCGAATCCGACGCCGCCGCCGTTCTTCGCGCAGATCGTGCAGACCCCGCACAGTGTCGTCACCGCGCACCTCGTCGACGAGGACGGCCACCCCACCATTCAGGCGCG